A DNA window from Streptomyces canus contains the following coding sequences:
- a CDS encoding TlpA family protein disulfide reductase: MTGLVVCVAVLAAASAYGVLQRRRSGRVRVRGRDDGKRLGAAELGEELGERATLVQFSSAFCAPCRATRRVLGEVAGMVPGVAHVEIDAEKNLDLVRELDILKTPTVLVLDADGRVVRRATGQPRKADVIAAVGEAV, translated from the coding sequence ATGACCGGACTGGTGGTGTGCGTGGCGGTGCTCGCGGCGGCGAGCGCCTATGGGGTGCTGCAGCGGCGGCGGAGCGGGAGAGTGCGGGTGCGCGGGCGCGACGACGGCAAGAGGCTCGGCGCGGCCGAGTTGGGCGAGGAACTCGGCGAACGCGCCACACTCGTCCAGTTCTCCAGCGCCTTCTGCGCGCCCTGCCGGGCGACCCGGCGGGTGTTGGGCGAGGTCGCCGGCATGGTCCCGGGCGTGGCCCATGTCGAGATCGACGCCGAGAAGAACCTCGACCTGGTCCGCGAACTCGACATCCTCAAGACGCCGACCGTACTGGTCCTCGACGCCGACGGCCGGGTCGTACGGCGGGCCACCGGCCAGCCGCGCAAGGCGGACGTCATCGCGGCGGTCGGGGAGGCGGTTTGA
- a CDS encoding DUF4395 domain-containing protein, with protein MDIDARGPRFGAAVTTVVLAAVLITGSAWLLAWQTLAFALGAAGGVGRSPYGWLFRKAVRPRIGPPTEFEAPEPPRFAQAVGLAFAGLGLVGYGIGPEWLGLAATGAALAAAFLNATFGYCLGCEMYLLVRRVTVRVE; from the coding sequence ATGGACATTGACGCAAGAGGGCCGCGCTTCGGCGCGGCCGTGACGACCGTCGTGCTGGCGGCCGTTCTGATCACGGGCAGCGCCTGGCTGCTGGCCTGGCAGACGCTGGCGTTCGCCCTGGGCGCGGCGGGCGGGGTGGGCCGCTCACCGTACGGCTGGCTGTTCCGTAAGGCCGTACGCCCACGAATCGGGCCGCCGACCGAGTTCGAGGCGCCGGAACCACCGCGGTTCGCGCAGGCGGTGGGCCTCGCCTTCGCGGGTCTGGGACTCGTGGGTTACGGGATCGGACCGGAGTGGCTCGGGCTCGCCGCGACCGGAGCGGCACTCGCGGCGGCCTTCCTGAACGCCACGTTCGGGTACTGCCTGGGATGCGAGATGTACCTGCTCGTACGGCGGGTGACAGTACGCGTGGAGTAA
- a CDS encoding lysophospholipid acyltransferase family protein, translated as MAELVYRPVVGFAQALFKAWDLKIDCRGSENIPRSGGAVLVSNHISYLDFVFNGLAALPQKRLVRFMAKESVFRHKVSGPLMRGMKHIPVDRTQGETAYAHALESLRSGEIVGVFPEATISQSFTLKSFKSGAARMAQEAGVPLIPMAVWGTQRLWTKGHPRNFKRSHIPITMRVGEAIEASRDKYAGAITRQLRERVNELLEAAQRAYPVRPKGPDDTWWMPAHLGGTAPTPEQVREADAR; from the coding sequence ATGGCAGAGCTTGTCTACCGTCCCGTCGTCGGATTCGCCCAGGCGCTGTTCAAGGCCTGGGACCTCAAGATCGACTGCCGGGGTTCGGAGAACATCCCGCGCTCGGGCGGCGCCGTGCTGGTGAGCAACCACATCAGTTACCTGGATTTCGTCTTCAACGGCCTGGCCGCGCTCCCGCAGAAGCGTCTCGTGCGTTTCATGGCGAAGGAGTCTGTTTTCCGCCACAAAGTCTCCGGTCCGCTGATGCGCGGGATGAAGCACATCCCGGTCGACCGCACGCAGGGCGAGACGGCCTACGCCCACGCCCTGGAGTCGCTGCGGTCGGGCGAGATCGTCGGGGTCTTCCCGGAGGCGACCATCTCGCAGTCCTTCACGCTGAAGAGCTTCAAGTCGGGTGCGGCGCGGATGGCGCAGGAGGCGGGTGTCCCCCTGATCCCGATGGCCGTCTGGGGTACGCAGCGGCTGTGGACCAAGGGGCACCCCCGCAACTTCAAGCGCAGCCACATCCCGATCACCATGAGGGTGGGCGAGGCGATCGAGGCTTCGCGGGACAAGTACGCCGGGGCCATCACGCGGCAACTGCGGGAGCGGGTCAACGAGTTGCTGGAAGCGGCCCAGCGGGCCTACCCCGTGCGCCCCAAGGGGCCGGACGACACGTGGTGGATGCCGGCGCATCTTGGAGGTACGGCGCCCACGCCCGAGCAGGTGCGTGAAGCCGACGCTCGCTAG
- a CDS encoding B3/B4 domain-containing protein: MTLSLTVSDEVRVLAPGFRHLAIEAHGLVNGPSTEASSALLDEAARRLAVRLDGRAPHEDPHMAAWQEVYTAFGSKPSRTRNSAEALAKRALSDAGLPRINLLVDLYNAISVAHLVPVGGEDLDRIRGGMRLVRAAGDEDFVTVAGGEEAVGHPDVGEVIWRDEEGVTCRRWNWRQGPRTRLTEETVSGVFLLEGMAPMPLADMEKAATELAELLEKFSPGAQITTASR, translated from the coding sequence ATGACCCTCTCCCTGACCGTGTCCGACGAAGTGCGAGTCCTCGCGCCCGGCTTCAGGCACCTCGCCATCGAGGCCCACGGACTCGTCAACGGGCCCAGCACCGAGGCCAGTTCGGCACTCCTCGACGAGGCGGCCCGCCGCCTCGCCGTACGTCTGGACGGGCGCGCCCCGCACGAGGACCCGCACATGGCGGCCTGGCAGGAGGTCTACACGGCGTTCGGCTCGAAGCCGTCACGCACCCGCAACTCGGCGGAGGCGCTGGCGAAGAGGGCCCTGTCGGACGCGGGCCTGCCCCGCATCAACCTCCTGGTCGACCTCTACAACGCGATCAGCGTCGCGCACCTCGTCCCCGTCGGCGGCGAGGACCTCGACCGCATCCGGGGCGGGATGCGGCTCGTACGGGCCGCCGGCGACGAGGACTTCGTGACGGTGGCCGGAGGGGAGGAGGCCGTAGGGCACCCCGACGTCGGCGAGGTGATCTGGCGGGACGAGGAAGGTGTGACCTGCCGCCGCTGGAACTGGCGCCAGGGCCCCCGCACCAGGCTCACGGAAGAGACGGTCTCGGGAGTCTTCCTGCTGGAGGGCATGGCCCCGATGCCGCTCGCCGACATGGAGAAGGCGGCCACCGAACTGGCCGAACTGCTGGAGAAGTTCAGTCCGGGCGCGCAGATCACCACGGCGTCGCGGTAG
- a CDS encoding transglutaminase-like domain-containing protein translates to MELIQNTPDLSAYLAADEVIDHDHPVVREVAARLAKEAVDSYAYARLAFEFVRDTIPHSQDSGDPRVTWRASDVLEQGTGICYAKAHALAALLRVEDIPTALCYQKFDVVHGLVAVRFNGAWHRQDPRGNKPGVDAQFSLDGERLAFTPEPESNEMDYPVLYAEPHPAVLSVLKAAPDRLYLWKTLPTAL, encoded by the coding sequence ATGGAGCTGATCCAGAACACCCCTGACCTTTCCGCATACCTGGCCGCCGACGAGGTCATCGACCACGACCACCCGGTCGTCCGAGAAGTGGCCGCCCGTCTCGCCAAGGAAGCGGTCGACTCGTATGCCTATGCGCGGCTGGCCTTCGAATTCGTCCGCGACACCATCCCGCACTCGCAGGACTCCGGCGATCCCCGTGTCACCTGGCGGGCGTCCGACGTCCTGGAGCAGGGCACCGGCATCTGCTACGCCAAGGCCCACGCGCTGGCCGCCCTACTGCGCGTCGAGGACATCCCGACCGCACTCTGCTATCAGAAGTTCGACGTGGTGCACGGCCTGGTCGCCGTGCGGTTCAATGGCGCCTGGCACCGCCAGGACCCCCGGGGCAACAAGCCCGGAGTGGACGCCCAGTTCTCCCTCGACGGCGAGCGGTTGGCCTTCACGCCCGAACCGGAGTCCAACGAGATGGACTACCCGGTCCTGTACGCTGAACCGCACCCGGCCGTCCTGAGCGTCCTGAAGGCCGCCCCCGACCGGCTGTACCTCTGGAAAACACTCCCCACCGCGCTCTGA
- a CDS encoding GNAT family N-acetyltransferase: MDKTQCRVRPRTDDDVEACVRVLAEVHRRDGYPVNWPARPGEWLSQDAALGSWVAELDGRVAGHVSLSRSTEGDLAPVLWSERNGTSGDQTAVVGRLFVAPQARGHGIGALLMGGAVAEAQHHGLHPVLDVVASDTAAAALYERLGWTRLATVEQRWSPSQVVAVHCYAA; this comes from the coding sequence GTGGACAAGACACAGTGCCGGGTCCGGCCGCGGACCGATGACGACGTCGAGGCATGCGTGCGAGTGCTGGCGGAGGTGCACCGCCGCGACGGTTATCCGGTGAACTGGCCTGCCCGGCCCGGCGAGTGGCTGTCGCAGGATGCGGCACTGGGCAGCTGGGTCGCCGAGCTGGACGGCCGTGTCGCGGGCCACGTCAGCCTCTCCCGCAGCACCGAAGGCGACTTGGCCCCTGTCCTGTGGAGTGAGCGGAACGGCACGAGCGGGGACCAGACCGCGGTGGTCGGCCGGTTGTTCGTCGCCCCGCAGGCGAGAGGGCACGGGATCGGTGCCCTGCTGATGGGCGGAGCGGTGGCGGAGGCCCAGCACCACGGCCTGCATCCGGTGCTCGACGTCGTCGCGTCCGACACCGCCGCGGCGGCCCTGTACGAACGGCTGGGCTGGACGAGGCTGGCCACGGTCGAACAGCGCTGGAGCCCGTCCCAGGTGGTCGCCGTACATTGCTACGCTGCATAA
- a CDS encoding threonine aldolase family protein: MNPPKASFTQARRHHDPQVRGFASDNYAGAHPEVLAALALANGGHQVAYGEDDYTENLQSVVRSHFGATAEAFPVFNGTGANVVALQAVTDRWGAVICAESAHINVDEGGAPERMGGLKLLTVATPDGKLTPDLIDKQAWGWEDEHRAMPQVVSITQSTELGTLYTPDEIRAICEHAHAHGMKVHLDGSRIANAAASLDVPMRTFTNAVGVDILSLGGTKNGALFGEAVVVINQDAVSHMKHLRKLSMQLASKMRFVSVQLEALLAKDLWLRNARHSNEMAQRLAEGVRAVHGVEILYPVQANGVFAKLPHDVSERLQKRFRFYFWDEAAGVVRWMCAFDTTEDDVDAFVAALKEEMAR; the protein is encoded by the coding sequence GTGAACCCCCCGAAGGCCTCCTTCACACAGGCTCGTCGCCATCACGACCCGCAGGTCCGCGGCTTCGCCAGCGACAACTACGCCGGAGCCCACCCGGAGGTGCTCGCCGCCCTGGCCCTGGCCAACGGCGGGCACCAGGTCGCGTACGGCGAGGACGACTACACCGAGAACCTCCAGAGCGTCGTCCGCAGCCACTTCGGCGCTACGGCCGAGGCGTTCCCGGTCTTCAACGGCACCGGCGCCAACGTCGTCGCGCTCCAAGCGGTCACCGACCGCTGGGGCGCGGTGATCTGCGCCGAGAGCGCGCACATCAACGTCGACGAGGGCGGTGCCCCCGAGCGCATGGGCGGCCTCAAGCTGCTCACCGTGGCCACCCCGGACGGCAAGCTCACGCCCGACTTGATCGACAAGCAGGCCTGGGGCTGGGAGGACGAGCACCGCGCGATGCCGCAGGTCGTCTCGATCACCCAGTCCACGGAGCTCGGCACCCTCTACACGCCCGACGAGATCCGCGCGATCTGCGAGCACGCCCACGCGCACGGCATGAAGGTCCACCTGGACGGCTCCCGCATAGCCAACGCGGCCGCTTCCCTCGACGTCCCGATGCGGACGTTCACCAACGCGGTCGGCGTCGACATCCTCTCCCTGGGCGGGACGAAGAACGGCGCCCTGTTCGGCGAGGCGGTCGTGGTGATCAACCAGGACGCGGTCTCCCACATGAAGCACCTGCGCAAGCTGTCGATGCAGCTCGCCTCCAAGATGCGTTTCGTATCGGTCCAGTTGGAGGCCCTGCTCGCCAAGGACCTGTGGCTGCGCAACGCCCGCCACTCCAACGAGATGGCCCAGCGTCTGGCGGAGGGCGTCCGCGCCGTCCACGGTGTCGAGATCCTCTACCCGGTCCAGGCCAACGGCGTCTTCGCCAAACTCCCGCACGACGTGAGCGAGCGCCTCCAGAAGCGCTTCCGCTTCTACTTCTGGGACGAGGCCGCCGGCGTCGTCCGCTGGATGTGCGCCTTCGACACGACCGAGGACGACGTGGACGCGTTCGTGGCGGCGCTGAAGGAGGAGATGGCGCGCTGA
- a CDS encoding SDR family oxidoreductase, with protein sequence MAGNGALSGAVIAVAGAGGPAGRAALLRLAEAGATVVGADNDPERLAEAVDAARYASGGASVTGEPVDLLNLDSTRDWAAHIEKDFGRVDGLVHLVGGWRGSETFIKSSLDDWDFLELLLIRTVQHTSLAFYEGLQRSDRGRYVLISAAGATKPSAGNASYAAAKAAAEAWTLALADAFRKAGGADGPKAAATILVVKALVHEAMRADRPNAKFAGFTHVKDLADAIAGVWDKPAAEVNGNRLWLTEKP encoded by the coding sequence ATGGCGGGGAACGGAGCTCTCAGCGGTGCGGTGATCGCGGTGGCCGGCGCGGGCGGGCCCGCGGGCCGCGCGGCCCTGCTGCGGCTGGCCGAGGCGGGCGCGACCGTCGTCGGCGCGGACAACGACCCGGAGCGGCTCGCGGAGGCCGTGGACGCGGCACGCTACGCCTCGGGCGGCGCCAGCGTGACCGGTGAGCCGGTCGACCTGCTGAACCTGGACTCGACCCGCGACTGGGCCGCGCACATCGAGAAGGACTTCGGCCGCGTCGACGGCCTGGTCCACCTCGTCGGCGGCTGGCGCGGCAGCGAGACCTTCATCAAGTCGAGCCTGGACGACTGGGACTTCCTGGAACTGCTGCTCATCCGCACCGTGCAGCACACCTCGCTCGCCTTCTACGAGGGCCTGCAGCGCAGCGACCGCGGCCGCTACGTCCTGATCAGCGCCGCCGGCGCGACGAAGCCGTCCGCGGGCAACGCCTCGTACGCCGCCGCCAAGGCCGCCGCCGAGGCCTGGACGCTCGCTCTCGCGGACGCCTTCCGCAAGGCCGGGGGCGCTGACGGGCCCAAGGCTGCGGCTACGATCCTGGTGGTGAAGGCACTGGTGCACGAGGCCATGCGCGCCGACCGGCCCAACGCGAAGTTCGCGGGCTTCACGCACGTCAAGGACCTGGCCGACGCCATCGCCGGTGTCTGGGACAAGCCCGCCGCCGAAGTGAACGGAAATCGTCTGTGGCTGACCGAGAAGCCGTGA
- a CDS encoding DUF6421 family protein, whose protein sequence is MTEILVQAASEDQVPPVTRVVKHPAWPVLKDAVERIRPWQSKDGSIDFKAESAPARGDAEAAVRRVVDAVQELSPLLPHDADYHAALVKDLRRWSEGGFEVPDFLDSLLAFQPAANRADGLQHLVVFPMYTQNGNPDRNLEAVVLRMVWPEWLAELERTRYDNPLFCGIKFEDFTAGYDTNSAVLFPETIAVREAPERFSWGGIFCDREAARFRRVTDAAVDILGMELPEDIAAMVHDQKRCEEAFVLWDMVHDRTHSHGDLPFDPFMIKQRQPFWMYGLEELRCDLTAFKEAVKLEKDGVPQARDVQYAVLFDRMFRFPVTGERVRNYDGLGGQLLFAYLHKHDVVRWTDNKLFIDWQRAPEVTNQLCADIEQLYRDGIDRPKLVHWFAGYELVSTYLAPHPGSKWAKGPDALDLSLPPRKLVDDVLPDEFPLSMFYEALSKKLRHVIASTRGITAQNAERVAA, encoded by the coding sequence ATGACGGAAATTCTTGTGCAGGCGGCTTCGGAGGACCAGGTTCCTCCCGTGACCAGGGTGGTGAAGCACCCGGCGTGGCCTGTGCTCAAGGATGCCGTGGAGCGGATCCGGCCATGGCAGTCCAAGGACGGGTCGATCGACTTCAAGGCCGAGAGCGCTCCCGCGCGCGGGGACGCCGAGGCCGCCGTACGGCGTGTCGTCGACGCGGTGCAGGAGCTGTCGCCGTTGCTGCCGCACGACGCCGACTACCACGCCGCCCTCGTCAAGGACCTCCGGCGCTGGTCCGAGGGCGGCTTCGAGGTGCCCGACTTCCTGGACTCCCTGCTGGCCTTCCAGCCCGCCGCGAACCGTGCGGACGGCCTCCAGCACCTGGTCGTCTTCCCCATGTACACGCAGAACGGCAACCCGGACCGCAATCTGGAGGCCGTCGTGCTGCGCATGGTCTGGCCCGAGTGGCTGGCCGAACTGGAGCGCACCCGCTACGACAACCCGCTGTTCTGCGGCATCAAGTTCGAGGACTTCACCGCCGGTTACGACACCAACTCGGCCGTCCTCTTCCCGGAGACGATCGCCGTGCGCGAGGCGCCGGAACGCTTCTCCTGGGGCGGCATCTTCTGCGACCGCGAGGCCGCCCGGTTCCGCCGGGTCACCGACGCGGCCGTCGACATCCTGGGCATGGAGCTGCCCGAGGACATCGCCGCGATGGTCCACGACCAGAAACGCTGCGAGGAGGCCTTCGTCCTGTGGGACATGGTCCACGACCGCACCCACAGTCACGGCGACCTGCCCTTCGACCCGTTCATGATCAAGCAGCGCCAGCCGTTCTGGATGTACGGCCTCGAAGAGCTGCGCTGCGACCTCACCGCCTTCAAGGAGGCCGTGAAGCTGGAGAAGGACGGCGTCCCGCAGGCCCGTGACGTGCAGTACGCGGTCCTCTTCGACCGGATGTTCCGCTTCCCGGTCACCGGCGAGCGCGTGCGCAACTACGACGGGCTCGGCGGCCAGCTCCTCTTCGCCTACCTGCACAAGCACGACGTCGTCCGCTGGACCGACAACAAGCTGTTCATCGACTGGCAGCGCGCCCCCGAGGTCACCAACCAGCTGTGCGCCGACATCGAGCAGCTCTACCGCGACGGCATCGACCGCCCGAAGCTCGTCCACTGGTTCGCCGGCTACGAACTGGTCTCCACCTACCTCGCCCCGCACCCGGGCTCCAAGTGGGCCAAGGGTCCCGACGCCCTCGACCTGTCGCTGCCGCCCCGGAAACTCGTCGACGACGTGCTTCCGGACGAGTTTCCGCTGAGCATGTTCTATGAGGCCCTCTCCAAGAAGCTTCGCCATGTGATCGCCTCGACCCGGGGCATCACGGCGCAGAACGCCGAGCGGGTCGCCGCGTGA
- a CDS encoding glycerophosphodiester phosphodiesterase, whose amino-acid sequence MNFLTIGHRGVMGTEPENTLRSFVAAQQAGLDLIELDLHLSKDGALVVMHDTDVDRTTDGTGPIAEKTLTELRALDAGRGERVPVFEEVLDAVRSPLQAEIKDIAAARALAEVMLRRNLVSRVEVSSFHDEAIAEIGRLVPGVRTALIGSRFGPDIVERAVEAGAGTVCLNIRRLTLEVVEAARKADLKIIGWVVNTQDHLRLVRALGLDGATTDYPEIKRTGRFTA is encoded by the coding sequence TTGAACTTCCTTACCATCGGTCATCGCGGAGTCATGGGTACCGAACCCGAGAACACCCTCCGTTCCTTCGTCGCCGCCCAGCAGGCCGGCCTCGACCTCATCGAACTCGATCTGCATCTGAGCAAGGACGGCGCCCTCGTCGTCATGCACGACACCGACGTGGACCGCACGACCGACGGAACCGGACCGATCGCCGAGAAGACCCTCACCGAACTGCGCGCCCTGGACGCGGGCCGCGGGGAACGCGTCCCGGTGTTCGAGGAGGTCCTGGACGCCGTTCGGTCACCGCTCCAGGCCGAGATCAAGGACATCGCGGCGGCCCGGGCGCTGGCCGAGGTCATGCTCCGGCGGAATCTGGTCTCCCGGGTCGAGGTGTCCTCGTTCCACGACGAGGCGATCGCCGAGATCGGCCGCCTGGTGCCCGGCGTACGAACCGCGCTCATCGGCAGCCGGTTCGGCCCCGACATCGTGGAGCGTGCCGTCGAGGCCGGTGCGGGAACGGTCTGCCTGAACATCCGCCGGCTGACCCTGGAGGTCGTCGAGGCGGCTCGCAAGGCGGATCTGAAGATCATCGGCTGGGTGGTGAACACCCAGGACCATCTGCGGCTGGTGCGGGCCCTGGGACTGGACGGTGCGACGACCGACTACCCGGAGATCAAGCGCACCGGCCGATTCACCGCGTGA
- a CDS encoding GNAT family N-acetyltransferase has product METTAGLTFRDATDADVDALVALVESAYRGDDSRAGWTTEADILEGQRTDPEGVLAVIKSPDSRLLTVERDGQVVACCQLEHRGMYAYFGMFAVSPALQGGGLGKVIIAEAERIARETWGVTEMHMTVISVRNDLVAWYERRGYRRTGEMTPFPYGDERFGVPQRDDLQFELLVKPLV; this is encoded by the coding sequence ATGGAGACCACCGCCGGCCTCACGTTCCGTGACGCCACCGACGCCGATGTGGACGCGCTCGTCGCGCTGGTCGAGTCGGCGTACCGCGGGGACGACAGCCGCGCCGGGTGGACCACCGAGGCGGACATTCTGGAGGGGCAGCGGACGGATCCGGAGGGTGTGCTCGCCGTCATCAAGTCGCCCGACAGCCGGCTGCTCACGGTGGAGCGGGACGGCCAGGTCGTCGCCTGCTGCCAGCTCGAACACCGGGGCATGTACGCGTACTTCGGGATGTTCGCGGTCAGTCCCGCCCTCCAGGGCGGCGGCCTCGGCAAGGTGATCATCGCGGAGGCGGAGCGGATCGCCCGGGAGACCTGGGGCGTCACCGAGATGCACATGACCGTGATCTCGGTGCGGAACGACCTCGTCGCCTGGTACGAGCGGCGCGGCTACCGCCGTACGGGAGAGATGACGCCCTTCCCGTACGGCGACGAGCGCTTCGGCGTTCCGCAGCGCGACGACCTGCAGTTCGAGCTGCTGGTCAAGCCGCTGGTGTGA
- a CDS encoding VOC family protein, with product MVHVLSGRVLLRPTDPERSRVFYGDQLGLAVYREFGTGPERGTVYFLGGGFLELSGRSEAPPAADVRLWLQVPDVTAAHEELLAKGVEIVRPPVKEPWGLVEMWVADPDGTPIVLVEVPADHPIRYRPGI from the coding sequence ATGGTGCACGTACTGAGCGGCCGCGTCCTGCTGCGGCCCACGGATCCGGAACGTTCCCGAGTCTTCTACGGCGACCAGCTGGGCCTCGCGGTGTACCGCGAGTTCGGTACGGGGCCGGAGCGGGGCACCGTCTACTTCCTCGGCGGCGGGTTCCTGGAGCTGTCGGGACGCTCCGAGGCCCCACCGGCCGCGGACGTCCGGCTGTGGCTCCAGGTCCCGGACGTGACCGCGGCACACGAGGAACTGCTGGCCAAGGGTGTCGAGATCGTACGGCCGCCGGTGAAGGAGCCGTGGGGGCTGGTCGAGATGTGGGTGGCGGACCCGGACGGCACACCGATCGTGCTGGTGGAGGTGCCGGCGGACCATCCGATCCGGTACCGGCCAGGCATCTGA
- a CDS encoding diacylglycerol/lipid kinase family protein, whose protein sequence is MSVDVNARGWHGQRWAARAALAAAALAVLLPLGYGGLDGVVLLAAGLAGGAVTAAAVWWTLTRRGPARWLAAVLAAVTPTVVVVLFVVTLGWVLVLSPVLWAVAVWSGRYALRSTGTRPKRMKEHRARSVRRPFLLMNPRSGGGKVERFGLREKAERLGARVVLLDPEERQDVTALARAAVAEGADLLGVAGGDGTQALVAAVAAEHDLPFLVVCAGTRNHFAMDLGLDRADPAACLDALTDGVELRVDLGFAADHPFVNNASFGAYAAVVQSPAYRDDKIGTTLELLPDLLTRQRGPRLTARIDATTLDGPQAVLVSNNAYRTDDPVGLGRRERLDSGLLGILGVKVDSAAEAAALLLDPDPEGLAVLSAREVIVDADQPEIEVGVDGEALILPTPVHCRIVPGSLRVHVPRKRPGVPEAQPRLNWRQLRKLAATAGRA, encoded by the coding sequence ATGAGCGTGGACGTGAACGCCCGGGGCTGGCACGGGCAGCGTTGGGCGGCCAGGGCCGCCCTGGCGGCGGCCGCCCTCGCGGTGCTGCTCCCGCTCGGGTACGGCGGCCTCGACGGCGTGGTGCTGCTGGCGGCCGGGCTCGCGGGCGGGGCCGTCACCGCGGCGGCGGTGTGGTGGACGCTGACCCGGCGCGGCCCGGCACGCTGGCTGGCGGCGGTGCTCGCGGCCGTCACCCCTACCGTGGTCGTCGTTCTCTTCGTGGTCACCCTGGGATGGGTGCTCGTGCTGTCGCCGGTGCTGTGGGCCGTGGCCGTGTGGAGCGGGCGGTACGCGCTGCGCAGCACCGGCACCCGGCCCAAGCGTATGAAGGAGCACCGGGCGCGGTCCGTGCGGCGGCCCTTCCTGCTCATGAACCCCCGCTCCGGAGGCGGGAAGGTGGAACGGTTCGGTCTGCGGGAGAAGGCCGAACGGCTGGGCGCGCGGGTCGTACTGCTCGACCCGGAGGAGCGCCAGGACGTGACCGCGCTCGCACGGGCGGCCGTGGCGGAGGGCGCGGACCTGCTGGGCGTCGCGGGCGGGGACGGCACGCAGGCACTGGTCGCCGCCGTCGCCGCGGAACACGACCTCCCGTTCCTCGTCGTGTGCGCCGGTACGCGCAACCACTTCGCGATGGACCTCGGCCTCGACCGCGCCGACCCCGCGGCCTGTCTGGACGCACTCACCGACGGTGTCGAACTCCGGGTGGATCTCGGTTTCGCCGCGGACCATCCCTTCGTCAACAACGCCTCCTTCGGCGCGTACGCGGCGGTCGTCCAGAGTCCCGCCTACCGCGACGACAAGATCGGCACCACTCTGGAGCTCCTGCCCGACCTGCTCACCCGACAGCGCGGTCCCCGTCTGACCGCGCGGATCGACGCCACGACACTCGACGGCCCGCAAGCCGTGCTGGTGAGCAACAACGCCTACCGCACCGACGACCCGGTGGGCCTCGGCCGCCGCGAGCGGCTCGACTCGGGGCTGCTCGGCATCCTCGGCGTCAAGGTGGACAGTGCGGCCGAGGCCGCGGCGCTGCTGCTCGACCCCGATCCCGAGGGTCTGGCGGTCCTGTCCGCGCGGGAGGTGATCGTCGACGCCGACCAGCCGGAGATCGAGGTCGGCGTCGACGGCGAGGCCCTGATCCTGCCCACCCCCGTCCACTGCCGAATCGTTCCCGGGTCACTCCGCGTCCACGTCCCGAGGAAAAGACCGGGTGTACCGGAGGCGCAACCCCGCCTGAACTGGCGCCAGTTGCGCAAACTGGCGGCGACGGCCGGGCGGGCGTGA